Proteins encoded by one window of Arachis hypogaea cultivar Tifrunner chromosome 1, arahy.Tifrunner.gnm2.J5K5, whole genome shotgun sequence:
- the LOC112802564 gene encoding oxidation resistance protein 1-like, whose product MDWFQMLVIPFQVVGDRRGAVFGSLVEAPLRPSNKKYQGTNSTFVFTNIFGHPVIYRSTGLNRYFTLCNSEFLAIGGGSHFALYLEGDLCKMIHLNTIQSRTI is encoded by the exons ATGGATTGGTTCCAAATGTTAGTTATCCCATTTCAGGTTGTCGGAGACCGAAGAGGAGCAGTGTTTGGAAGCTTAGTTGAAGCGCCTCTTAGACCATCCAACAAGAAATACCAG GGAACAAACAGTACATTTGTTTTCACAAATATTTTTGGCCATCCTGTTATATATCGTTCAACAG GGTTAAACCGCTATTTCACACTATGCAACAGCGAGTTCTTAGCAATTGGAGGGGGAAGTCATTTTGCGCTTTATTTGGAGGGTGATCT TTGCAAGATGATTCATCTCAACACCATTCAATCTAGAACCATTTAG